A genomic segment from Candidatus Glassbacteria bacterium encodes:
- a CDS encoding tetratricopeptide repeat protein → MNRCYRLLGTALLVIVLPAAAFAAQIEGVRLFSEQDYSRLSISFDGPFTSSVETNPAGKLIFVKLDGAGIDRLQKQSFVYDDSPYLESVSFLPLGSGEVVARVHARQDFRLKTYETSEPYRLILEISPRNTEAAESGQQKESRYYQHGMDQMAAGSYKAALMSFRSAIRSGERVADSYYQAGRIRMRLGELNNARINFSRAAGSQRYGGEASLYLSWIHFQQNDLDRMAASWREFVRRVPDAAGRFRIATSNPDIDFRALEDAATALPVEKSGPVPSQSVTAAAIKGGPDAAWYFEQGVAAKQGGRMDAAAELLEKAVKLDPADSETHFQLGVVYKALGRTQASARQFQLSLGAGAAAARDGMGEEPRQSLSLTPLPAAGPDDQPAGAPLTEIPFSSAVETEQGAEENSEVQTETAGSVVTDDATPPPPAAAEQPDGVLGGIRQMTAEMVDRYGIGLLRHQVMILTVLMGIIFLLTLAAERLVRRKLRNRKSFAGPVLPMLTPAAAVPGGGSAPVRVNDRPAAVRNNKQQVAEVLAQELESKRRSSRPVIEENEEPLELQLRPVGERGMYGADIARRIKEELSPEGGIAAPAASSVLAGGRRDDMQTRLIRQLRSKNWTLSDIAQEMNLSREEIKWALAGSTSGGDEAAARVEPGAGADAYGQARKLAARDPKRAERISPARIDREVDLELEINV, encoded by the coding sequence ATGAACAGGTGCTACAGACTGCTTGGGACAGCGCTGCTGGTTATCGTCCTCCCGGCCGCGGCCTTTGCCGCCCAGATCGAGGGTGTCCGGCTGTTCAGCGAACAGGACTATTCCAGGCTGTCGATCAGTTTCGACGGTCCCTTTACGAGCAGCGTGGAAACCAATCCGGCCGGTAAGCTGATCTTCGTCAAGCTCGACGGGGCCGGGATCGACCGCCTGCAGAAGCAGTCCTTCGTTTACGACGACAGCCCGTACCTGGAGTCGGTGAGTTTTCTGCCCCTGGGTTCAGGCGAAGTGGTGGCGAGGGTTCACGCCAGACAGGATTTCCGGCTCAAGACATACGAAACTTCCGAGCCCTACCGTCTGATCCTGGAAATTTCACCGCGTAATACCGAAGCCGCCGAATCCGGTCAGCAGAAAGAGTCCCGTTACTATCAGCACGGTATGGACCAGATGGCAGCCGGGAGTTACAAGGCTGCGCTGATGTCTTTCCGCTCCGCTATCCGCTCGGGCGAACGCGTGGCCGACAGTTACTACCAGGCCGGACGGATCAGGATGAGACTCGGTGAACTGAATAACGCCCGGATCAATTTTTCCCGCGCCGCCGGCAGCCAGCGTTACGGAGGCGAGGCGAGTCTGTACCTGAGCTGGATTCATTTCCAGCAGAACGACCTGGACAGGATGGCCGCCAGTTGGCGTGAGTTTGTCCGTCGCGTCCCCGATGCCGCCGGGCGGTTCAGGATCGCAACCAGCAACCCCGATATCGACTTCCGTGCCCTGGAGGATGCCGCCACCGCCCTGCCTGTCGAAAAAAGCGGGCCGGTCCCCTCACAGAGCGTTACCGCCGCTGCGATCAAGGGCGGCCCCGACGCGGCCTGGTATTTCGAGCAGGGCGTGGCCGCCAAGCAGGGGGGCCGGATGGACGCGGCTGCCGAATTGCTGGAGAAGGCCGTCAAGCTTGACCCCGCCGACAGCGAGACCCATTTTCAACTCGGCGTTGTCTACAAGGCGCTGGGCCGCACACAGGCCAGTGCCAGGCAGTTTCAGCTTTCCCTGGGCGCTGGAGCGGCAGCCGCGCGGGACGGGATGGGTGAGGAGCCGCGGCAGAGCCTCTCGCTGACACCATTGCCCGCGGCCGGTCCGGACGATCAGCCCGCCGGGGCCCCGCTAACTGAAATTCCGTTTTCATCAGCAGTTGAAACAGAGCAAGGCGCGGAGGAGAACTCCGAGGTTCAGACCGAAACCGCCGGGAGTGTTGTCACCGATGACGCGACTCCGCCTCCACCCGCTGCCGCGGAGCAGCCGGATGGAGTACTCGGCGGCATCCGTCAGATGACGGCCGAGATGGTGGACCGCTACGGGATCGGTCTGCTCAGACATCAGGTGATGATCCTGACGGTCCTGATGGGGATTATCTTTCTGCTCACGCTGGCGGCCGAGCGGCTGGTCCGCCGTAAGTTGCGCAATCGTAAAAGTTTTGCCGGTCCGGTCCTGCCCATGCTGACCCCTGCCGCGGCAGTCCCGGGTGGTGGCAGCGCGCCGGTGCGGGTCAACGACCGGCCTGCGGCGGTGCGGAACAACAAGCAGCAGGTTGCCGAGGTACTGGCTCAGGAATTGGAGAGCAAGCGCCGCTCCTCGCGTCCGGTGATCGAGGAAAACGAGGAGCCGCTCGAACTGCAGTTGCGTCCCGTGGGAGAGCGCGGCATGTACGGCGCGGATATCGCCCGCCGGATCAAGGAAGAGTTATCGCCCGAGGGCGGAATCGCGGCACCCGCGGCCTCATCGGTCCTGGCCGGCGGCCGGCGCGACGATATGCAGACCCGTCTGATCCGCCAGCTCAGGAGCAAGAACTGGACGCTCAGCGATATCGCGCAGGAAATGAACCTCAGCCGCGAGGAAATCAAGTGGGCGCTGGCCGGCAGCACAAGTGGCGGCGATGAGGCTGCTGCCCGCGTGGAGCCAGGGGCTGGCGCGGACGCCTACGGCCAGGCGCGCAAACTGGCAGCCAGGGACCCTAAGCGGGCGGAGAGAATCAGCCCGGCCAGGATAGACAGAGAGGTCGATCTTGAACTGGAAATCAATGTCTGA
- a CDS encoding GAF domain-containing protein, which translates to MVQKNKKNSPGMELNELEILFRISQAIASCSSPEKTYDSVLDMLEELMEFDFAALFIYDENGGRLNLAASKGHAVDLIQPVSFDMGNGLSAWVAKQKRPILLSELHRGKIESENPVRSFLSIPLLLGEKVVGVMNFGHHRAGSFTKHHLRLLTIAAGQLSVIIERTVYFRELADKNTELENTNRELEETRQALVEQERLAAVGEVVVTVNHEINNPLTVIIGNAELLLKDMEHADPSLISRLEHIVSESKRIAGITRALQRIEKPSTEDYLPGGARMISLHDA; encoded by the coding sequence ATGGTGCAAAAGAACAAAAAAAATTCTCCGGGCATGGAGCTCAATGAACTCGAGATCCTGTTCCGGATCAGCCAGGCAATCGCATCCTGTTCGAGTCCCGAGAAGACCTACGATTCGGTGCTGGATATGCTCGAGGAATTGATGGAGTTCGATTTCGCCGCCCTGTTCATTTACGACGAGAACGGCGGCAGGCTGAACCTCGCAGCCAGCAAGGGTCATGCGGTCGACCTGATCCAGCCGGTCAGCTTCGACATGGGCAACGGCCTGAGCGCCTGGGTAGCCAAGCAGAAACGGCCGATCCTGCTCAGCGAACTTCACAGGGGCAAGATCGAAAGCGAGAACCCGGTCCGCTCGTTCCTCTCGATCCCGCTGCTACTGGGCGAAAAAGTTGTGGGCGTGATGAATTTCGGCCACCATAGGGCCGGTTCGTTCACAAAGCACCACCTGCGTCTGCTCACGATCGCCGCGGGCCAGCTCAGCGTGATTATCGAGCGCACGGTCTATTTCCGCGAACTGGCCGATAAGAATACCGAGCTTGAAAATACCAACCGCGAGCTGGAGGAAACCCGCCAGGCGCTGGTGGAGCAGGAACGGCTGGCCGCGGTGGGCGAGGTGGTGGTAACTGTCAACCACGAGATCAACAACCCCCTGACAGTCATCATCGGCAATGCAGAACTTCTGCTCAAGGACATGGAGCACGCCGACCCGTCGCTGATCTCCCGCCTGGAGCATATCGTTTCCGAAAGCAAGCGGATCGCCGGAATCACCCGCGCCCTCCAGCGTATCGAGAAGCCCTCCACCGAAGACTACCTTCCCGGCGGCGCCAGGATGATCAGCCTCCACGACGCGTGA